In a single window of the Oryctolagus cuniculus chromosome 2, mOryCun1.1, whole genome shotgun sequence genome:
- the LOC108175847 gene encoding zinc finger protein 39 isoform X2, whose amino-acid sequence MASVGAVPGGQRDVNVAYSQDPGHFVLLLTLRLRLRPRALSVLPRVHSPTSQIVRYNLRNIHMFPRTKEVNTSPVLVSFEDLTVDFTWEEWQNLNSAQRILYRDTMLEIYNNLQSLGHCITKPHLICKLEQGAEPWIVEEGLYQRFPDH is encoded by the exons ATGGCGAGTGTGGGGGCCGTTCCCGGTGGTCAGCGGGATGTGAATGTGGCCTACAGCCAGGACCCTGGCCATTTTGTCCTGCTCCTCACGCTGCGACTTCGGCTCAGACCCAGAGCGCTCTCCGTGCTGCCCCGGGTGCATAGCCCCACTTCTCAGATTGTGCG GTATAATTTGAGGAACATTCACATGTTTCCAAGAACAAAGGAAGTGAATACATCTCCT GTGTTGGTATCATTTGAAGACCTGACTGTGGACTTCACCTGGGAGGAGTGGCAAAACTTGAACAGTGCTCAGAGAATCCTGTATAGGGATACAATGCTAGAGATCTACAACAACCTGCAGTCCTTAG ggcactgcatTACCAAACCTCACTTGATCtgcaagttggagcaaggagcagaacCATGGATAGTGGAAGAAGGCCTATATCAGAGGTTCCCAG accattaa
- the LOC108175847 gene encoding zinc finger protein 39 isoform X1, with translation MASVGAVPGGQRDVNVAYSQDPGHFVLLLTLRLRLRPRALSVLPRVHSPTSQIVRYNLRNIHMFPRTKEVNTSPVLVSFEDLTVDFTWEEWQNLNSAQRILYRDTMLEIYNNLQSLGHCITKPHLICKLEQGAEPWIVEEGLYQRFPGQSAHSVQGGLDRKSEADVDWVSSH, from the exons ATGGCGAGTGTGGGGGCCGTTCCCGGTGGTCAGCGGGATGTGAATGTGGCCTACAGCCAGGACCCTGGCCATTTTGTCCTGCTCCTCACGCTGCGACTTCGGCTCAGACCCAGAGCGCTCTCCGTGCTGCCCCGGGTGCATAGCCCCACTTCTCAGATTGTGCG GTATAATTTGAGGAACATTCACATGTTTCCAAGAACAAAGGAAGTGAATACATCTCCT GTGTTGGTATCATTTGAAGACCTGACTGTGGACTTCACCTGGGAGGAGTGGCAAAACTTGAACAGTGCTCAGAGAATCCTGTATAGGGATACAATGCTAGAGATCTACAACAACCTGCAGTCCTTAG ggcactgcatTACCAAACCTCACTTGATCtgcaagttggagcaaggagcagaacCATGGATAGTGGAAGAAGGCCTATATCAGAGGTTCCCAGGTCAGTCTGCACATAGTGTACAGGGAGGCCTTGACAGAAAGAGTGAAGCAGATGTTGACTGGGTCTCTTCTCATTAA